Proteins found in one Eretmochelys imbricata isolate rEreImb1 chromosome 9, rEreImb1.hap1, whole genome shotgun sequence genomic segment:
- the DUSP28 gene encoding dual specificity phosphatase 28: MLQLCKITDSLLISNSRSACNKELLTQEGVTFCINVSRQQPFPGLHQVRSLRVPVFDDPLEDLYNYFEQCSNAIEDTVRSGGKCLVYCKNGRSRSAAICTAYLMRHQNLTLKDAFETVKTARPGVEPNTGFWSQLQRYEEHLQMQHQLGHSSEKMISSKYNSD; the protein is encoded by the exons ATGTTACAGCTCTGTAAGATCACTGATTCTTTGCTAATCAGTAATTCTAGATCAGCTTGCAACAAAGAACTCCTCACTCAAGAGGGAGTTACATTCTGTATTAATGTCTCCAGGCAGCAGCCATTCCCAGGCCTTCACCAAGTTCGAAGCCTGCGGGTTCCTGTTTTTGATGACCCTTTGGAGGACTTGTATAACTATTTTGAACAGTGCAGCAATGCCATAGAGGACACAGTACGAAGTGGTGGAAAATGCTTAGTTTACTGTAAAAATGGCCGCAGCAGATCTGCAGCAATCTGCACTGCCTATCTGATGAGACACCAAAATCTCACTCTCAAGGATGCCTTTGAG ACTGTGAAGACTGCCAGACCAGGAGTAGAGCCCAACACAGGATTCTGGTCTCAGCTGCAGAGATATGAAGAACATTTACAGATGCAGCATCAGTTGGGTCATTCTTCTGAAAAAATGATTTCTTCCAAATATAATtctgattaa